Proteins from one Bartonella sp. HY328 genomic window:
- the pheS gene encoding phenylalanine--tRNA ligase subunit alpha → MSDIEQIEKELTAAIENANDEQALETIRIDALGKKGAISEKMKSLGTMSAEERKEVGPILNGLKNRITDLLSNKRDVLKKAAIAERLRSETVDVTLPVRPSPAEQGRIHPISQVIDEITAIFANLGFAIAEGPDIETDYYNFTALNFPEGHPAREMHDTFFFNRDEQGNRKLLRTHTSPVQIHTMEVQQPPIRIVIPGKTYRMDSDATHSPMFHQIEGLVIDKTSTIANMVWVFEEFIKAFFEVPSVKMRLRPSFFPFTEPSMEVDIQCDRSGGEIKFGEGNDWLEVLGCGMVNPNVLRNCNLDPDEYQGFAWGIGIDRLAMLKYGMPDLRAFFEADVRWLNHYGFRPLDIPNLLSGLSQ, encoded by the coding sequence ATGAGTGATATTGAACAAATTGAAAAAGAATTAACCGCTGCGATTGAAAATGCCAATGACGAACAGGCATTAGAAACAATCCGCATTGATGCTTTGGGTAAAAAAGGTGCTATTTCTGAAAAGATGAAAAGCCTTGGTACCATGTCCGCTGAAGAGCGCAAAGAGGTTGGGCCAATATTAAACGGGCTTAAAAACCGTATTACGGATCTTTTAAGCAATAAACGTGATGTGCTTAAAAAGGCAGCTATTGCAGAGCGTTTACGCAGTGAGACTGTTGACGTTACCTTGCCGGTGCGCCCATCACCTGCTGAACAAGGCCGCATCCACCCAATTTCGCAAGTCATTGATGAAATAACCGCAATTTTTGCAAATTTAGGTTTTGCTATCGCCGAAGGCCCAGATATCGAGACGGATTATTATAATTTTACCGCACTTAACTTTCCTGAAGGTCACCCTGCGCGTGAAATGCATGATACGTTTTTCTTCAATCGTGATGAACAAGGCAACCGCAAATTATTGCGCACCCATACAAGCCCCGTGCAAATTCACACCATGGAAGTGCAACAACCGCCAATTCGTATTGTTATCCCTGGTAAAACCTATCGCATGGATTCGGACGCCACCCATTCACCAATGTTCCATCAGATTGAAGGCTTGGTAATTGATAAAACCTCTACCATTGCCAATATGGTTTGGGTTTTTGAAGAATTTATTAAAGCGTTTTTTGAAGTACCATCAGTTAAAATGCGTCTTCGTCCATCCTTCTTCCCTTTCACCGAGCCATCGATGGAAGTTGATATCCAATGTGACCGCTCTGGCGGCGAGATTAAATTTGGTGAAGGCAATGATTGGTTGGAAGTTTTGGGTTGCGGCATGGTTAACCCCAATGTTTTACGCAACTGCAATTTAGATCCTGATGAATATCAAGGCTTTGCTTGGGGTATCGGCATCGATCGCCTTGCCATGCTTAAATATGGCATGCCGGATCTACGTGCTTTCTTTGAAGCGGATGTTCGCTGGCTTAACCATTATGGTTTCCGCCCGCTTGATATTCCAAATTTACTAAGCGGTCTTAGTCAATAA
- the acnA gene encoding aconitate hydratase AcnA, with the protein MSQVDSFKCRRTLDVDGKEYVYYSLIEAEKNGLEGVSKLPFSMKVLLENLLRFEDGRSVKKEDIESVAKWLNDKGSAGAEIAYRPARVLMQDFTGVPAVVDLAAMRDAMVKLGDDPESINPLVPVDLVIDHSVIVDDFGNPLAFKHNVDLEYERNGERYRFLKWGQQAFKNFRVVPPGTGICHQVNVEYLAQSVWIREDSGETVAYPDTCVGTDSHTTMVNGLGVLGWGVGGIEAEASMLGQPVSMLLPEVIGFRLTGKIREGITATDLVLTVTQMLRKKGVVGKFVEFFGPGLDHLTLADRATIANMGPEYGATCGFFPIDSETVRYLTMTGRDEHRIKLVEAYSRAQGLWREAGMADPVFTDVVELDISTVVSSMAGPKRPEGRMPIEDVGANYDIALENEYKKTTGQQDRYPVEGEDFDLGHGDVVIAAITSCTNTSNPSVLIAAGLLARNAVAKGLKAKPWVKTSLAPGSQVVEAYLKSSGLQKDLDALGFNLVGFGCTTCIGNSGPLPAPISKTINDKGLIAAAVLSGNRNFEGRVSPDVQANYLASPPLVVAHALAGTVRKDLTKDPIGTGSDGQPVYLKDIWPSSKEIQEFIEENITRKLFSEKYADVFKGDINWQQVKVPEGKTYAWDDNSTYVRNPPYFENMPRVPTAVKDIEKAHILGLFGDKITTDHISPAGSIKADSPAGRYLMENGVKPADFNQYGTRRGNHEVMMRGTFANIRIRNFMLGENGREGGYTIHYPSKEEESIYDAAMQYKHDGVPLVVFAGIEYGNGSSRDWAAKGTNLLGVRAVIAQSFERIHRSNLVGMGIVPFVFEEGTSWKTLGLNGEETVTIEGLNEIKPRQMTKATITCGDGSVKEVPLLCRVDTLEELDYLHNGGILQYVLRNLAKQNK; encoded by the coding sequence GTGTCGCAAGTTGATAGTTTTAAATGCCGTAGGACACTTGATGTTGATGGCAAAGAATATGTTTACTATAGTTTAATTGAAGCTGAAAAAAATGGTCTTGAAGGGGTTTCTAAACTGCCTTTTTCCATGAAAGTGCTTCTTGAAAATCTTTTGCGTTTTGAAGATGGTCGCTCGGTCAAGAAAGAGGACATCGAAAGCGTAGCTAAATGGCTTAATGATAAGGGCAGTGCAGGGGCAGAAATTGCCTATCGTCCAGCTCGCGTGTTGATGCAGGATTTTACTGGTGTTCCTGCAGTTGTTGATCTTGCTGCCATGCGTGATGCTATGGTTAAGCTTGGTGATGATCCTGAATCTATTAATCCTTTGGTACCGGTTGATCTTGTGATCGATCACTCCGTTATTGTTGATGATTTCGGCAATCCACTCGCATTTAAACACAATGTGGATCTTGAATATGAGCGCAATGGCGAACGCTATCGCTTTTTGAAATGGGGCCAGCAAGCCTTTAAAAATTTCCGCGTTGTGCCCCCAGGTACAGGTATTTGCCATCAGGTGAATGTGGAATATCTTGCCCAATCTGTTTGGATCCGTGAAGATAGCGGCGAAACCGTTGCATATCCTGATACTTGCGTTGGTACCGATTCCCACACAACCATGGTCAATGGTCTTGGTGTTCTTGGTTGGGGTGTTGGTGGTATTGAAGCTGAAGCAAGTATGCTTGGCCAACCCGTCTCCATGCTGCTTCCAGAAGTTATTGGCTTCCGTCTTACCGGTAAAATCCGCGAAGGCATTACCGCAACCGATCTGGTTTTGACCGTAACCCAGATGTTGCGTAAAAAAGGCGTTGTGGGCAAATTCGTTGAATTTTTCGGCCCCGGCCTTGATCATTTGACCCTTGCTGACCGTGCGACCATCGCTAATATGGGTCCTGAATATGGCGCAACCTGTGGCTTCTTCCCAATTGATAGCGAGACCGTGCGTTATCTTACAATGACGGGTCGTGACGAACATCGCATTAAGCTTGTTGAAGCCTATTCGCGTGCGCAAGGCCTATGGCGTGAAGCTGGCATGGCTGATCCAGTCTTTACCGATGTGGTTGAATTAGATATCAGCACCGTTGTGTCATCAATGGCTGGCCCTAAGCGTCCTGAAGGGCGTATGCCAATTGAAGATGTTGGTGCTAATTACGATATCGCGCTTGAAAACGAATATAAGAAAACAACAGGTCAACAGGATCGCTATCCAGTTGAAGGTGAAGATTTCGATCTTGGCCATGGTGATGTGGTTATTGCCGCAATCACTTCTTGCACCAATACATCAAATCCAAGCGTTTTGATTGCTGCAGGCCTTTTGGCTCGTAATGCAGTTGCCAAGGGGCTGAAAGCTAAGCCTTGGGTGAAAACCTCGCTTGCCCCAGGTAGCCAAGTGGTTGAAGCCTATTTAAAGAGTTCAGGCTTGCAAAAAGATCTTGACGCACTTGGTTTCAACCTTGTTGGCTTTGGTTGCACCACTTGTATTGGTAATTCAGGGCCATTGCCTGCGCCAATTTCAAAAACCATCAATGATAAGGGGCTTATTGCAGCGGCTGTTCTGTCTGGCAACCGTAACTTTGAAGGCCGCGTATCACCTGATGTTCAAGCTAACTATCTTGCAAGTCCACCACTTGTGGTTGCTCATGCGCTTGCTGGTACCGTGCGTAAAGATTTAACCAAGGATCCAATTGGTACTGGTTCTGATGGGCAGCCTGTTTATCTTAAAGATATTTGGCCATCATCAAAAGAGATCCAAGAATTTATCGAAGAAAATATTACTCGTAAGCTATTTTCGGAAAAATATGCCGATGTGTTCAAGGGTGATATTAACTGGCAGCAGGTAAAAGTGCCAGAAGGTAAAACCTATGCTTGGGATGATAATTCAACCTATGTGCGTAATCCGCCTTATTTTGAAAATATGCCACGTGTACCAACCGCAGTAAAAGACATTGAAAAGGCACATATTCTTGGTCTTTTTGGTGACAAAATTACCACGGACCATATTTCACCTGCAGGCTCGATCAAGGCAGATTCGCCAGCTGGCCGTTATCTTATGGAAAATGGTGTAAAGCCTGCCGACTTTAACCAATATGGTACCCGTCGTGGTAACCATGAAGTTATGATGCGCGGTACTTTTGCTAATATTCGTATTCGCAATTTCATGCTTGGTGAAAACGGCCGTGAAGGTGGTTACACTATTCATTATCCATCTAAGGAAGAAGAATCCATCTATGATGCAGCCATGCAATATAAGCATGATGGGGTTCCATTGGTGGTATTTGCTGGTATTGAATATGGTAATGGTTCATCGCGCGACTGGGCAGCTAAGGGCACCAATCTTTTAGGTGTGCGTGCGGTTATTGCCCAATCATTTGAGCGTATCCACCGTTCTAACCTTGTTGGTATGGGGATTGTACCTTTTGTTTTTGAAGAAGGTACAAGCTGGAAAACTCTTGGGCTAAATGGTGAGGAAACTGTCACTATTGAGGGTTTGAATGAAATCAAGCCACGCCAGATGACTAAGGCAACCATCACTTGCGGTGATGGTAGCGTCAAGGAAGTACCACTTCTTTGCCGTGTTGATACGCTAGAAGAGCTTGATTACCTCCATAATGGCGGTATCTTGCAATATGTTCTGCGCAATTTGGCCAAGCAAAATAAATAA
- the pheT gene encoding phenylalanine--tRNA ligase subunit beta — protein sequence MKFTLSWLKEHLDTTASLNEITERLTSIGLEVEDVDTREAFNAFVIAKVVSAQRHPDADKLQILSVDTGDGKPLQVVCGAPNARAGLIGVFGRPGAYVPGLDVTLAVGKIRGVESFGMMCSERELLLSNEHDGIIDLPEDAPIGSSFASYAGLDDPIIDVSITPNRPDCTGVRGIARDLAASGLGTLKPLNIPDIQGNFEPSIDVNLDFADQTPLCLGFSWIMVKNVKNIQSPQWMQKRLTAIGLRSINAAVDMTNYITFDLGRPLHVFDADKVKGNLTVRRAKDGETIIALDGKTYNLNNKICVIADSAQVESIAGVMGGEDSGVDENTTNIIIESALWDPRNIAMTGRELGIVTDARYRFERGVDPEFMVDGLKIATQLLTDMVGGTPSTLKTIGYEAADLKIVTMPFSEIKRLTSLDVSKEQAAQILESLGFKVAINGESANVTVPSWRPDIDGKADLVEEVMRIYGIDKIVPTPLAIPAGVGEAILTTLQIRTRLARRSLAARGMMEAVTYSFISEKAATAFGGGDKALKLANPIASDMSDMRPSLLPGLLLAAQRNADRGFNDLALFEVSGTYQGDTADKQRRVAGGIRRGSAKLDGSGRFWSGNAKNVDVFDAKADALAVLDACGLTADKVQIENGGPAWYHPGRSGTIKLGPKVILGYFGEFHPETLETLDVSGSLCGFEVFIDAVPEPRKKPTKTKPALQLSPFQAVSRDFAFVVDKNVTAAIIIRAALGADKKLISGAKVFDIFEGASLGEDKKSVAIEVEIQPVERTLTDADFESLAKKIIDNVVKSTGGSLRA from the coding sequence ATGAAATTTACTCTATCTTGGCTTAAAGAACATCTTGATACGACAGCCAGTCTTAATGAAATTACTGAGCGTCTCACCTCTATCGGTCTTGAGGTTGAAGATGTTGATACGCGTGAAGCCTTTAATGCCTTTGTTATTGCCAAGGTTGTTAGCGCACAAAGACATCCTGATGCCGATAAATTGCAAATTTTATCAGTCGATACTGGTGATGGCAAGCCTTTGCAAGTTGTCTGCGGTGCACCTAATGCGCGCGCCGGCCTTATTGGTGTTTTTGGCCGTCCCGGTGCTTATGTGCCCGGTCTTGATGTAACTCTTGCTGTTGGCAAAATTCGCGGCGTTGAAAGCTTTGGTATGATGTGCTCTGAGCGCGAATTATTGCTTTCCAACGAGCATGATGGCATTATTGATCTGCCAGAAGATGCGCCTATTGGTAGCTCTTTTGCGAGCTATGCGGGTCTTGATGATCCAATCATTGATGTATCAATCACCCCTAACCGTCCTGATTGCACGGGCGTTCGCGGTATTGCTCGTGATTTGGCGGCAAGTGGGCTTGGCACTTTAAAGCCACTCAATATTCCAGACATTCAAGGCAATTTTGAGCCATCGATTGATGTTAACCTTGACTTTGCAGATCAAACACCGCTTTGCCTTGGTTTTTCATGGATTATGGTAAAGAATGTTAAAAACATTCAAAGTCCACAATGGATGCAAAAGCGCCTTACCGCCATTGGTTTACGGTCAATCAATGCCGCAGTCGATATGACCAATTATATCACTTTTGATCTTGGTCGCCCGTTACATGTTTTTGATGCCGATAAGGTTAAGGGTAATTTGACGGTTCGCCGTGCAAAAGATGGTGAAACCATTATTGCCCTTGATGGTAAGACTTATAATCTTAATAATAAAATTTGTGTCATTGCTGATAGCGCCCAAGTTGAATCAATTGCCGGTGTTATGGGCGGCGAAGATAGCGGCGTTGATGAAAATACCACCAATATCATCATTGAATCAGCGCTTTGGGATCCGCGCAATATTGCGATGACTGGCCGTGAGCTTGGCATTGTTACCGATGCGCGTTATCGTTTTGAGCGCGGTGTTGATCCTGAATTTATGGTTGATGGCTTAAAAATTGCAACCCAATTACTAACTGATATGGTTGGCGGTACACCAAGCACGCTCAAAACAATTGGCTATGAAGCAGCAGATTTAAAAATTGTCACTATGCCATTTAGCGAAATCAAGCGTCTCACTAGCCTTGATGTAAGCAAGGAACAAGCTGCACAAATTTTAGAAAGTCTTGGCTTTAAGGTTGCCATCAACGGTGAGAGCGCTAATGTAACGGTACCAAGCTGGCGCCCTGATATTGATGGTAAGGCTGACTTGGTTGAAGAAGTGATGCGTATTTATGGCATTGATAAAATCGTGCCAACACCTCTCGCAATACCAGCGGGCGTTGGTGAAGCAATTTTGACAACGCTACAAATTCGCACCCGCCTTGCCCGCCGCTCGCTTGCTGCTCGCGGTATGATGGAAGCTGTTACTTATTCCTTTATTTCAGAAAAAGCCGCCACAGCCTTTGGCGGCGGCGATAAAGCACTAAAGCTTGCAAACCCAATTGCTAGCGATATGTCGGATATGCGCCCATCGCTTTTGCCGGGTCTATTATTGGCAGCGCAGCGCAATGCTGATCGTGGTTTTAATGATCTTGCACTTTTTGAAGTCTCCGGCACCTATCAAGGCGATACAGCCGACAAGCAACGCCGTGTTGCTGGTGGCATTCGTCGTGGTAGCGCGAAACTTGACGGCTCTGGTCGCTTTTGGTCGGGCAATGCCAAGAATGTAGATGTTTTTGATGCAAAAGCCGATGCTTTAGCTGTGCTTGATGCCTGCGGCCTTACGGCTGACAAGGTGCAAATTGAAAATGGCGGCCCAGCTTGGTATCATCCTGGGCGTTCTGGTACGATCAAGCTAGGGCCAAAAGTTATCCTTGGCTATTTTGGTGAATTTCATCCAGAAACACTAGAAACACTTGATGTATCTGGTAGCCTATGTGGTTTTGAAGTATTTATTGATGCGGTGCCAGAGCCACGAAAAAAACCAACAAAGACCAAGCCTGCCTTGCAATTATCACCTTTCCAAGCGGTTAGCCGTGACTTTGCTTTTGTAGTGGATAAGAATGTCACTGCCGCTATTATTATCCGTGCCGCCCTTGGCGCCGATAAAAAGCTAATTAGCGGCGCTAAGGTCTTTGATATTTTTGAAGGCGCAAGCCTTGGCGAAGATAAGAAATCAGTAGCGATTGAAGTGGAAATCCAACCGGTGGAGCGCACATTAACCGACGCTGATTTTGAAAGTTTAGCGAAAAAAATCATCGATAATGTGGTGAAATCCACAGGCGGTAGTCTACGCGCATAA
- a CDS encoding serine/threonine protein phosphatase, translated as MLEFSFSDPYACSEADKVLIAASAGKRTSYAMRGDERVFIKRHDVGAPRFGRKLHGFLSPILPAHFLRASPILSPVDMAKRELRKIALFQKHHIDVPEVICSDGCAIMMGDVGENIQTRLKQLRELNTHLHDSLLIQCSAALGDIHAAGLCHGRPHPVDMFLGQAKIGFFDFDEEPETVMSLAQAQARDAWLLFFQIATQAVDQERTPHAAFGAWRRKISLETLESLKELVLFFKFCILPLKLAKNIRLGVDGQNMLNAMEFFMLHLGLKAKS; from the coding sequence ATGTTAGAATTTTCTTTTTCCGATCCCTATGCATGTAGTGAGGCTGACAAAGTTCTCATAGCGGCAAGTGCTGGAAAAAGAACAAGCTATGCCATGCGTGGCGATGAGCGGGTTTTTATCAAACGCCATGATGTTGGCGCCCCCCGTTTTGGACGCAAATTACATGGATTTCTATCACCAATTTTACCAGCCCATTTTTTGCGCGCCTCGCCGATTTTAAGCCCCGTTGATATGGCAAAACGCGAATTGCGCAAAATTGCTCTGTTTCAGAAACACCATATTGATGTACCAGAGGTTATTTGCAGCGATGGTTGTGCAATCATGATGGGTGATGTTGGTGAAAATATTCAAACCCGTTTAAAGCAATTACGCGAATTAAACACCCATCTTCACGATAGCCTATTGATCCAATGCTCGGCTGCGTTGGGCGATATTCATGCGGCAGGGCTTTGTCACGGCAGACCACATCCGGTCGATATGTTTTTAGGCCAAGCGAAAATTGGCTTTTTTGATTTTGATGAAGAACCAGAAACCGTGATGAGCCTTGCGCAAGCACAAGCGCGCGATGCATGGTTATTGTTTTTCCAAATCGCCACGCAAGCGGTTGATCAGGAACGAACGCCCCATGCGGCATTTGGTGCATGGCGGCGTAAAATCTCGTTAGAAACTTTGGAAAGCTTGAAAGAGCTAGTTTTATTTTTTAAGTTTTGCATCCTACCTTTAAAATTGGCCAAAAATATACGGCTTGGTGTTGATGGACAAAATATGTTAAATGCAATGGAATTTTTTATGCTGCACTTGGGACTTAAGGCAAAATCATGA
- a CDS encoding bifunctional transcriptional activator/DNA repair enzyme AdaA, translating into MSTIFLNNSDQLYEALCASSHAYDGHIFVCVKTTGIFCRLSCKARKPLQKNVFFADNAASCLEQGFRPCTKCKPLQSLSEKDPCYLDLMQRLESNPDHIWGEEDISALGYELSTVRRIFKRTIGMTFLDLARLKRASKAAAQLSAGDSVINTQLETGYESSSGFRDAIIRLIGEPPQALKNRTLLKAKWIDTPIGQMLAVADNHFLHLLEFFDRKGLPNELKKLQLSTKSAIEFANNEILDRLNAELDAYFSGQSCIFKTPITLHGSPFTADVWRALQEIPNGTTCSYAALAKDIERPTAMRAVARANGQNQIAIIIPCHRVIGSDGSLTGYAGGLWRKDWLLNHEKRFFS; encoded by the coding sequence ATGAGCACGATTTTTTTAAATAATAGCGACCAATTATATGAAGCCCTTTGCGCATCAAGCCATGCCTATGATGGGCATATATTTGTTTGCGTTAAAACAACAGGTATTTTTTGTCGTCTTTCCTGCAAAGCACGCAAGCCGTTACAAAAAAATGTATTTTTTGCCGACAATGCGGCAAGTTGTTTGGAGCAAGGTTTTCGCCCCTGCACTAAATGCAAACCCTTGCAAAGCCTTTCTGAGAAAGACCCATGCTATTTAGACCTGATGCAAAGGCTTGAAAGCAACCCCGACCATATTTGGGGTGAAGAAGATATTAGCGCACTTGGCTATGAATTATCAACGGTGCGGCGGATTTTTAAGCGCACCATTGGCATGACCTTTCTTGACCTTGCAAGGCTAAAGCGCGCAAGCAAAGCGGCGGCCCAATTAAGCGCCGGCGATTCAGTTATCAATACCCAACTAGAAACTGGCTACGAATCATCAAGCGGCTTTCGCGATGCGATTATTCGATTGATTGGTGAGCCGCCACAAGCACTTAAAAACCGTACACTCCTTAAAGCAAAATGGATTGATACGCCCATTGGACAAATGCTAGCAGTAGCGGATAATCATTTTTTGCACTTGCTTGAGTTTTTTGATCGCAAGGGGCTACCTAACGAACTTAAAAAACTGCAATTATCAACAAAATCGGCAATTGAGTTTGCCAATAACGAAATTTTAGATCGGTTAAATGCTGAGCTTGATGCTTATTTTAGCGGCCAATCCTGCATATTTAAAACGCCGATAACCCTTCATGGGTCGCCATTTACCGCCGATGTTTGGCGGGCGTTGCAAGAAATTCCCAATGGCACGACTTGCTCTTATGCAGCTCTTGCCAAAGATATTGAACGACCAACGGCTATGCGGGCAGTGGCAAGAGCCAATGGACAGAATCAAATTGCCATCATTATTCCCTGCCACCGCGTTATTGGCTCAGATGGGTCTTTAACTGGCTATGCAGGTGGTTTATGGCGCAAAGATTGGCTATTAAACCATGAAAAGCGCTTCTTTTCGTGA
- the rplT gene encoding 50S ribosomal protein L20, with translation MARVKRGVTSHAKHKKVLKQASGFYGRRKSTIRTAKAAVDRSKQYAYRDRKNRKRTFRALWIQRINAAVRAEGLSYGRFIDGLNKAGIEVDRKVLSDLAIHEPAAFSALVQSAKKALEYLKDTTPNAFEAAVQ, from the coding sequence ATGGCACGTGTAAAACGCGGCGTAACGTCTCACGCCAAGCACAAAAAAGTTTTAAAGCAAGCTTCAGGTTTTTATGGCCGTCGCAAAAGCACCATTCGTACTGCGAAGGCTGCTGTTGACCGTTCAAAGCAATATGCTTATCGCGACCGTAAAAATCGTAAGCGTACATTCCGCGCATTGTGGATTCAGCGTATTAACGCTGCCGTTCGCGCTGAAGGTTTAAGCTATGGCCGCTTCATTGACGGTCTTAACAAGGCTGGTATTGAAGTTGACCGTAAGGTTCTTTCTGATCTTGCAATTCATGAACCTGCAGCATTTTCTGCTCTTGTTCAGTCTGCAAAGAAGGCTTTGGAATATCTTAAAGACACAACTCCAAATGCTTTTGAAGCTGCTGTGCAATAA
- the ccmA gene encoding heme ABC exporter ATP-binding protein CcmA encodes MQLIGKNLGIERGGITLFSSVNFLLEENQMLFISGANGAGKSTLLRIIAGLLSPLSGSVHFFDGVSHFTVAPFAHYLGEKNAMKPQLSIAENLKFWARFYHPSLTASAIQDLIENALAKIDLLHLMNLPFNVLSTGQRRQIAICRLLLDKRVLWIIDEPTSGLDNMACDIFSALLQEHLDHKGMIIAASHLPLGINASHEIALSREAD; translated from the coding sequence ATGCAGCTTATTGGTAAAAATCTTGGTATTGAACGGGGCGGCATAACCTTATTTTCTTCAGTCAATTTTTTGTTAGAAGAGAATCAAATGCTGTTTATTTCTGGTGCCAATGGTGCTGGAAAATCTACCCTGCTGCGAATCATTGCCGGACTTCTATCGCCGCTTAGCGGTTCTGTACATTTTTTTGACGGCGTTTCTCATTTTACAGTAGCACCTTTTGCCCATTATCTTGGCGAAAAAAACGCGATGAAGCCTCAGTTAAGCATTGCTGAAAATCTAAAATTTTGGGCGCGATTTTATCACCCATCCCTTACAGCTTCTGCCATACAAGATTTGATTGAAAATGCTCTTGCGAAGATTGATCTTCTCCATCTCATGAACTTACCCTTTAATGTTCTTTCTACTGGTCAAAGGCGGCAGATTGCCATTTGCCGGCTACTGCTTGATAAACGAGTTTTATGGATTATTGATGAGCCAACAAGTGGTCTTGATAATATGGCATGCGATATTTTTTCTGCCCTGTTGCAAGAACATCTAGATCATAAGGGTATGATTATCGCAGCCAGCCATTTACCCCTTGGCATTAACGCCAGCCATGAAATTGCTTTAAGCCGCGAGGCAGATTAA
- a CDS encoding carboxymuconolactone decarboxylase family protein, whose amino-acid sequence MLSQLQQMIVPIAAFTAKGDIAALKTALDEALDNGVTINEAKEVIIQTYAYAGFPRSLNGLNALQDVLAVRKSAGKNDELGRDISPIAPYQSTLEIGTKIQTEVVGQPVAGGVYDFAPAIDQFLKSHLFGDIFARDILDYPTREVATIAILATIPGLEAQLQGHYNIGMNTGLSKEQLHQIVNILNANVGSDEGERAQTVLIKVLA is encoded by the coding sequence ATGCTTAGTCAATTACAACAAATGATTGTTCCTATTGCAGCTTTTACAGCTAAGGGTGATATTGCGGCATTAAAGACCGCCCTTGATGAAGCATTAGATAATGGGGTTACCATTAATGAAGCGAAGGAAGTTATCATTCAAACCTATGCTTATGCTGGTTTTCCGCGTAGTTTAAATGGCCTAAATGCGTTGCAAGACGTTTTAGCTGTTCGCAAATCTGCTGGTAAAAATGATGAGCTTGGCCGCGATATTTCCCCTATTGCCCCGTATCAATCCACGCTTGAAATTGGCACAAAAATCCAGACGGAGGTCGTTGGTCAGCCGGTTGCTGGCGGCGTTTATGATTTTGCCCCTGCTATTGACCAATTTTTAAAAAGCCACCTATTTGGTGATATTTTTGCCCGTGATATTTTGGACTACCCCACCCGTGAGGTTGCAACCATTGCAATTTTGGCAACTATTCCTGGGCTTGAGGCGCAATTACAAGGCCATTATAATATTGGAATGAATACGGGATTAAGCAAAGAACAATTGCATCAAATTGTAAATATCCTGAATGCCAATGTCGGCAGTGATGAGGGTGAGCGCGCCCAAACAGTATTGATAAAAGTGCTCGCATAA
- the rpmI gene encoding 50S ribosomal protein L35 yields MPKMKTKSSAKKRFKITATGKVKAAAAGKRHGMIKRSNKFIRDARGTMVLAEPDGKKVVNFYLPNGL; encoded by the coding sequence ATGCCCAAGATGAAGACCAAATCTTCTGCCAAAAAGCGGTTTAAAATCACTGCAACTGGCAAGGTCAAGGCTGCTGCCGCTGGCAAGCGTCATGGCATGATCAAACGGTCCAATAAATTCATTCGTGACGCACGCGGCACTATGGTGCTTGCTGAGCCGGATGGCAAAAAGGTTGTAAATTTTTATCTTCCTAACGGACTGTAA